Genomic segment of Neoarius graeffei isolate fNeoGra1 chromosome 7, fNeoGra1.pri, whole genome shotgun sequence:
atacgatccgatgctcggatgcgatctgactgctccCATACACGACTCGTcggattcttgtatccggaagtgcaacgtgaaaaagaagaagaagaagagagaccggAAGTGGGAGATGCTCGGATGCTCACAGATCTTTCCTGATAATGAGAATGCTCAACAAAAATAAACGCCTTGCCTTGGCAATTTGTGCTATTCTGTGCGCAGACACGAAAAAGAAAAGGCGACGATGGCGTGTATGGACGAGGAAATGGCTTGGCAGATGTGGACAGTACCGTATGTTCTGTCAATTCTCCAAGGAGAGCTGGAGGTAAGCATACTACACAGACCTTTTAACACCTGCTGTCTGTCTGTAGGCTACTTATTATAGTTCTGTCAACTTTTACTTTCTACTCTTCTGCATTTGTAGCCTAGTAGGCTACATATAAGGACATATAAGATCTGTTGAGATTTGGTGGTCTATCTATCCAGTGACTGCAACCATCTAGGGGAGAAACTGTGCAAACAatcttatagttttattttgaCAGCTTGCCTTTTTATTtaatatcatgtaaatatattttAAGGTTCAAACATGTTGATAGGCTTTATCTGAGAGTGATGAGTCTGATTGTCCTCTTTTTTTCCTGAAATTACTAGCTTTGCATGCTTAAGTAGGCAACATTTAATTGTAGATTACTGATCATACTGTGAAGTAAGAACTTGTGAAGTTACTTTGGCCTACTTGGGTAGCATTGTAGTGAGTGACTTGGAACATGTCACACAAGTATTTTTTGAGAAGGTACCTGTACTTCTACTCATATGTGACTTCCATGTGCTTTATAACATTTGTTAAATAATCAGACTCTTAAACTACCAACAacatccaacatctatgtattggGTTCTCTGTTTTTAGGTTGATGATATGGCAGGTTTTCGGGACCTTCTCAGAATGTCTGTAGAGAATTTCACTTATCTTCTGGAGAGGGTAACTCCTCATATTGTCAAGAAGGATACACACCTCAGGAAAGCCATCAGCCCTAGGGAGAGGCTTTCTGTTACTCTGAGATTTTTGGCAACAGGCAAGTGAGTTGACATTTGACATATGCTCCCTATTACAGCATTGAAAGGTGGACATGAGGCAAGGTCATCTATCATATTAAAAATCAAGTTCACCCATGCAACTACTGTACATACATCCGCACTACATCATCCAAGTTTTACCTTTCTACAAAGTTACACTACATCACCtagatactactactactactactactactagattCTATTCTCAACCCAACGACTAAAATCTGTCAATATTACCATGATCCATCCATGTTCACCATCCCTTACATTAATAGTGGACTATGAGATCCTGCATGATGTCACCTCTTTTGACGTTTCATGTAAACACCAAAATACCAAACAAAACGCTACTCTCAAATTCACGCTACTAAATCAACTTTGCTCACTGCCCATACATCTAAATCCACCCAACGATATTTAAGACATTTTCTTTGTTTTGACAGGAGAGACCTTCAACTCGTTGAGTTTCCAATATAGGATTGGAAGCACCACAGTAAGCAAGATCGTGATGGAAACATGCACAGCCATTACCTCTGTGTTGTGTGAAGAGTACTTGAAGGTAAATATAACTGGAAGTACAATCATGTTACAgaacatcacattacattacacaaTCACACCACTACCATCATCAGCAACATGGACCTGCCTTACTTCTCCACTCCATACACCCAGCACATGCCACCCCCCCGCCACTCACTCCACTGCCATCACTAGCAACTCCTCATCCCCTCATACACACAGCTCACTGCTCTCCACTCCAACACTGCATTAGTAATTAGCTCATTACTGCATCATCAGTAAGGTCAGTAAGCCACTGCCCCACATACACAGCAACTGGCCACCCCctgcccccaaacacacacacactgccccttACCTCTCCAAcccctacatacatacagtacacatCATTCTACCCCTTTCTTCATCTTAGCACCCTCCCCCTCCCTTTTTCACTGTACCACCACCACTACACCCCAGACATGcccctcacacacgcacacacaccagcACGACCCCAGGCAGTTGGGTTGGCCCCTTGAGCCAAGAATTTCTTCCTGGGacaagggagattttccttgcccctGGTTATTCCATGGTGCCTGCCTGTCATCATCCCCCCCCCCATATGCACTTTATGCAATATATGCACTTATCTACCTTCCTAACCCCCCCCATGCAAATTAGGCAAAGGAACTGACCATTTCACTGCATTGTTTACATTAGTAATcatatgcatgtgacaaataaacttccttctATTCTTTTACCCATCGCCAGACTATTGAAAGGTTTACTTGCACAATGATTTCTCACCTACAATTATTCCTGTGTATATTTTGTAAACTCTAAGTGGTTTCAAATGTGTggttaagaaaagaaaaacattaaTTCACCAAATTCATTTCATGTATCACTTTGTACTTGTTTCAGACACCATCAACTGATGCTGAATGGAAGGCCATTGCCAGCGACTTTTGCAGCAAGTGGCAGTTTCCCCACTGCTTGGGGGCTATAGATGGCAAGCACATCTTCATTCAACCCCCTGCCAAGAGTGGAAGCATGTTCTACAACTATAAATCAAGATTTTCAATCATCCTTATGGCTGTAGTGGATGCAAGTTACACGTTTGTCTATGCATGCACAGGGACACAGGGAAGGGTGTCAGACGCAGGAGTGTTTGCCCATTCGGACTTGAGGGAAGCAACGGACACAGGCACCCTGAACTTCCCCCCCACAGATACCCTGCCAGGCACTGATGCTGTGATGCCATATGTGCTGGTTGGTGATGAGGCTTATCCTCTCCGCCCTGACCTCATTAAACTATATCCATTTAGGAACCTCAACACCAATCAACAAATATACAATTACCGCCTGTCCAGAGCTCGATGTGTGGTGAAAAACGCATTCGGAATTCTGGCGAACCACTTCCGAGTGTTCAGAACAACTATCTGCCTGGAACCTGACAAGGTTGTGAaaattgtctttgcctgtctttgCCTGCACAATTTCCTTCAGCAACGCAGGCCCAGATGCCTACGTACCACTTGGATACGTAGACACAGAGGATGCCAACCATCAGCTTGTTGAAGGAGCCTGGAGAAGGGAGGGAGGGCTTCAATCAGTTTCAATGGGCCGAGCAAGAAACCCTTCAGTGGAGGCAAAGATGCAGCGGGACCTCCTTTGCAACTACTTTGTCACACCTGCAGGGAGTGTTTCTTGGCAAGAGAACATGGTGTAGGGAGATCAGAGACATAAACATAATATTGTCTGAGGAAAGTTTTCTTTCTAGCCTTACAATTCATTATTTTTGGTTTAGTATAAAATGACACTTCACTATTTGAACAAATGTTACTTTGTTTATTGACCATGTTGTATAGAAACTATGCAGGACTATTACACAAATCCCTTTGTTATAACAAAAATAAATCTACCTTTGTGGGGAAAAAATAACTAAAATTATTTTCTTCATTAAATATAAAACAAAAATTCCAAAAATATTTCAAGTAACAAAAAGTAAACTTGAGGTAGATGGCAAGTCACATCATAGTGACATATAAACAACATGTAATCCTGAACATATTGAAAGAACACCACTACATTGTTTCCTGCATTTCACTACACTAATTCTTTAATCTACCCAGCTACTCTGAGTTCAGCATGTTCAGAAAAGGCATAGGCTGGGTAGATGTTGCCTTGtaattttgggggggtggctgggCCTGATATTGGTGCATGGAATATGGCCTAGCCTGTAAACCAGCATattgcacctggctgccatgcagGCTCACTGAAGTGCTGCTCTGTTCCATCTCCAGAGCATCATAAATTAAATTCATGATGTTCCTCCTAAGCCTTAATTGTATAGACGGATTCTTTACATTTCTTAACTCTGAGGCTACCTGTTGGCCAAAAAGGTCTTCCGAATCTGCATTAGATGCTGACAGTGTGTTTTGCACCTGCTGCAGCAGGGACAGTTTGGCCAACTCGATATTGTGTTCCGCAGATTTTGGTTTTGGCTTCTGTGCTCTTGGTCTTTTCACAGATTGACCACTGGGCTCTTTGACTGGTACAGGGTTTGAGGGGTATTCATGAGTCACCGAAACCGGGCTACTGGTATTTGAAGAAGCGAAGATATCGCCTTCGATATCCACAGTGCTCTGatcctcctctccctcctccgttgCACCCGTGTCCTCTGACTCCGACCCAAGCTGTAGGACACAGTAGAGAAAGCAGACAGAGGCAAAGAGATTACACACAAGATCTTAATAGTGTTCTTTAGGTCAGATACCAATTTCTCACTGTATTATCACTAAACCTAGACTGTCAGGGGGAGTAACTTACATTAGATATAGTGCTGCTACGGAAAAATGATCATGACTATAGTTTAAATTTGTGGCATTTATTTGACTAAACGTGTACTTCGAATTGGATGAAAGGTGAAACAGTTTCAAGCTACAAAAGTCCAGCTGCCTATAGAGAACAACTTgactaccatgacctggatgaacgAGAATCTACAGACACACTGGGAATTTTCTTTGGACTTCAATATCACTCCTATGATTTCCCCCCAAATATCCCTTCATTTTCATATGGTATGAGTTTGTGTATTTTAAAAGAACTTGATCATAAACTTACTCTCAGAGTGGACTCTGTATGTCTGTGAGTGACATGGGCCTTTAGAAAGTCCAAGTATTGAAGAATCCAGTTCTGTTTGGGCATAAGTGGTTTTTGGCCACTGCCACTGGCCTTGGGTTTAAGGAGTCTGCCATACTGCGTCCGCAGTGATGTGACCCGGGTTTTCACCTCACTCACTGTAATGAAACATTAACATGTACTGTATGATGTATATTTACTACATCTACTGCTACTATTTGGTAATCAAACATTTTTTGATAGTTCCACTAGAAAGAAATtcagtcacacgcacacacttcgtAATCTAGGCAATTGTTAGTTCGATAGCATTCAGCATTATCTCCAATTATTGGAGCAAATAAATTACATCCAATccgtctctctgtctttctcacacacacacacaccaccaccaccaacaacaacaacagccacCAACAACATATCCACTTTGCTAAAATGCTAGTCCGGACAAAAACTTACCAGGCAATTGCAATTGTGCCGCAATCTCCACCCAGCTCTTCTCTCTGTTATTGCGGTCGTGGTAGCTCTCAGAGGACATGTCAAAAAGGCTCGGCTGTGCCTGCCACAATTCCACAAGTCGAGCCTCCATTTCTTGGGTCCAAATTACGCGCGGTGCTGCTGCTGCCTGCTCAATGTTTgtcttccgtatctgtgttcgcgcatgtgtagtgtgacaggttgaggtaaatcagctcgtgacactgcttcaacagtgcgatagcctcacg
This window contains:
- the LOC132888813 gene encoding uncharacterized protein LOC132888813; the protein is MSVENFTYLLERVTPHIVKKDTHLRKAISPRERLSVTLRFLATGETFNSLSFQYRIGSTTVSKIVMETCTAITSVLCEEYLKTPSTDAEWKAIASDFCSKWQFPHCLGAIDGKHIFIQPPAKSGSMFYNYKSRFSIILMAVVDASYTFVYACTGTQGRVSDAGVFAHSDLREATDTGTLNFPPTDTLPGTDAVMPYVLVGDEAYPLRPDLIKLYPFRNLNTNQQIYNYRLSRARCVVKNAFGILANHFRVNAGPDAYVPLGYVDTEDANHQLVEGAWRREGGLQSVSMGRARNPSVEAKMQRDLLCNYFVTPAGSVSWQENMV